From one Gossypium hirsutum isolate 1008001.06 chromosome D08, Gossypium_hirsutum_v2.1, whole genome shotgun sequence genomic stretch:
- the LOC107900817 gene encoding transcription factor DUO1, protein MEGKLVEISQIRKGPWKAEEDEVLINHVKKYGPREWSSIRSKGLLQRTGKSCRLRWVNKLRPNLKNGCKFTAEEERVVIELQAQFGNKWAKIATYLPGRTDNDVKNFWSSRQKRLARILQNSGAPSSSSSSSSSKSLKLKREIPAFHDVPVFEAPKLSSSMEEISYTMAQSCSSSSYLDNTETIIKVEQFPKLVNPKLYTDANMAQLELMSIGNNPYAAAEAQPQAFFPQTPHPQPYLTLSLESQDLLAKFEDPYFSQVFAPMDVHELDSGNVEQQPFLEPVRSGGFGAREEADNPMIPDAFFDDFPADMFDQMEPLPNPST, encoded by the exons ATGGAAGGAAAGCTAGTAGAGATAAGTCAGATACGGAAAGGGCCATGGAAGGCAGAGGAAGATGAAGTGCTGATCAACCATGTTAAGAAATATGGCCCTCGAGAATGGAGCTCCATCCGATCCAAAGGCCTTTTGCAAAGAACTGGCAAATCTTGTCGTCTTCGTTGGGTTAACAAACTTAGGCCCAACTTGAAGAA TGGGTGCAAGTTTACGGCAGAGGAAGAGAGGGTGGTGATAGAATTGCAGGCACAGTTTGGGAACAAATGGGCTAAAATCGCAACGTATTTGCCTGGAAGGACCGATAACGACGTGAAGAATTTTTGGAGCAGTAGGCAGAAGAGACTGGCTAGGATATTGCAGAATTCAGGGGCCCcctcttcctcctcctcctcttcctcttccaaatcactcAAACTTAAAAGGGAAATCCCTGCCTTTCACGATGTTCCTGTTTTTGAG GCTCCAAAGTTGAGTTCATCAATGGAGGAAATATCATACACCATGGCTCAATCTTGCTCATCATCATCCTACCTTGATAACACCGAGACTATTATTAAAGTGGAGCAATTCCCGAAACTAGTAAATCCCAAGTTGTACACCGATGCGAACATGGCGCAGCTGGAGCTGATGTCGATAGGGAACAACCCGTATGCTGCTGCTGAGGCCCAACCGCAAGCTTTCTTCCCTCAGACTCCACACCCCCAACCATACCTCACATTATCACTGGAAAGCCAAGACCTGTTGGCTAAATTCGAGGATCCTTACTTTTCACAAGTGTTTGCACCTATGGATGTTCATGAACTTGACAGTGGGAACGTGGAGCAGCAGCCATTTCTTGAACCGGTGAGAAGCGGTGGGTTCGGTGCAAGGGAAGAAGCTGATAACCCTATGATCCCTGATGCCTTCTTCGATGATTTCCCAGCAGACATGTTTGATCAAATGGAACCGCTTCCAAATCCATCAACCTAA